A single Rattus norvegicus strain BN/NHsdMcwi chromosome 5, GRCr8, whole genome shotgun sequence DNA region contains:
- the Skint10 gene encoding selection and upkeep of intraepithelial T-cells protein 10: MESSASCLPGFFLVFLLLQITVLTQAMSLDIQINIRVPNTEGVLVECASGSLIPPAEMTWKDSKGNIIPHSTTFDSQDRAGLYLKSSILLKNRVQGPITCSIYNVTTNQEKKRSIDLPDVLFKSEYMSLMSNKFSCPLMYLSIILFLNFLRGILVFCCLKGKPVYFRELMSKINEGLNSKMRACCPLIWECLLLVLYIFFLPLYLNFRSQASILDDAYPLYSNWLWDICIILVVMMIFFTGLILFLLWTLNRYGQMSCLSSMNMNLSTHDSNQNSSQSAEFQENYDVNCNMFLEPGEEAILSQHQENYELESFNPLQPLRLDCSRN, encoded by the exons cTATGAGCTTGGATATACAGATTAACATCCGGGTTCCAAATACAGAAGGGGTACTGGTGGAATGTGCTTCAGGAAGTTTGATCCCACCTGCTGAGATGACATGGAAAGACAGCAAGGGGAATATAATTCCACATTCAACCACATTTGACTCTCAGGATAGAGCTGGGTTGTATTTGAAGAGCAGCATTCTTCTGAAGAACAGAGTACAAGGTCCTATTACTTGCTCCATTTACAATGTAACTACTAAtcaggagaaaaagagaagtatTGATCTACCAG atgTCCTGTTCAAATCGGAGTATATGTCATTGATGTCAAACAAATTTTCATGTCCTTTAATGTATTTAAGCATTatactttttcttaattttctcagAGGAATACTTGTTTTTTGTTGTCTCAAAGGAAAACCTGTTTATTTCAGAGAACTAATGAGTAAAATCAATGAAG GTTTGAATAGTAAAATGAGAGCTTGCTGTCCACTTATCTGGGAGTGTCTGCTGTtagttttgtatattttcttcctccctctctactTGAATTTCAGGAGCCAAG CTTCTATTTTGGATGATGCATACCCATTGTATAGTAACTGGCTATGGGACATATGCATAATCTTGGTTGTAATGATGATATTTTTCACTGGGCTcattttgtttctgctttggaCCCTAAACC GTTATGGTCAGATGTCCTGCTTATCCTCTATGAATATGAATCTTTCCACACATGACTCTAACCAAAATAGTTCTCAATCTGCTGAGTTCCAAGAAAATTATGATGTAAACTGCAACATGTTCCTAGAACCTGGTGAAGAGGCAATACTTAGTCAGCACCAAGAAAATTATGAACTGGAGAGCTTCAACCCTCTTCAGCCCTTAAGATTGGATTGCAGTCGCAACTGA